The following are encoded in a window of Amycolatopsis lexingtonensis genomic DNA:
- a CDS encoding sugar ABC transporter ATP-binding protein has protein sequence MSSSSPALAVEGIGKRFSGVTALDDVSLEFRAGEVLALMGENGAGKSTLLRVLSGDQGPDDGRLLLDGTEVAFDTPRAAMAAGVRVIYQEPEIIPHVSVAENVFVGELPAKGRVFNRRTLLKATHDALVEYGFEGVLNPATLGVALSAAQRQLVEILRVLTAATPPKVIAFDEPTSSLSEHEVEALFRLIGRLRDSGVAVVYVSHRMKEIFQLADRVAVLRDGKLVGVQQVAETDEPGLVRMMIGRDLSALERRVTQDTGDVVLKLDDVTTDDVTGISLQVRAGEVVCLAGLVGAGRSELARAIVGDLPIRSGTVELAGKRLRAHNPGDAVKAGIGFAPEERKTDALLMQRSVRDNISISVLDRLRRFRVVKRAKERALVEEYVRELRVRTPSMEQEVRKLSGGNQQKAVLARWLARRPKLLILDEPTRGVDVGAKAEIYRIIDGLAAEGIALLVISSDLPEVLTLADRILVMRAGRLAGEIGREEATEEAVLTLAIPETEPAVEEAQEIGA, from the coding sequence ATGTCCTCCTCTTCACCCGCGCTCGCCGTCGAGGGCATCGGCAAGCGCTTCTCCGGGGTCACCGCCCTCGACGACGTCTCGCTGGAGTTCCGCGCCGGCGAAGTCCTCGCGCTGATGGGCGAAAACGGCGCCGGGAAGTCGACGCTGCTGCGCGTCCTCTCCGGCGACCAGGGCCCCGACGACGGCCGGCTCCTCCTCGACGGCACCGAGGTCGCGTTCGACACCCCGCGCGCGGCGATGGCCGCCGGGGTCCGCGTGATCTACCAGGAACCCGAGATCATCCCGCACGTTTCGGTGGCGGAGAACGTCTTCGTCGGCGAACTCCCCGCGAAGGGCCGGGTCTTCAACCGCCGCACGCTCTTGAAGGCCACGCACGACGCCCTCGTCGAGTACGGCTTCGAGGGCGTGCTCAACCCGGCCACGCTGGGCGTCGCGCTCTCCGCCGCGCAGCGCCAGCTCGTCGAGATCCTGCGCGTGCTCACCGCGGCCACGCCGCCGAAGGTGATCGCCTTCGACGAGCCGACGTCGTCGCTGTCGGAGCACGAGGTCGAGGCGCTGTTCCGGCTGATCGGGCGGCTGCGCGACAGCGGGGTCGCGGTCGTCTACGTCTCGCACCGGATGAAGGAGATCTTCCAGCTCGCCGACCGCGTCGCCGTGCTGCGCGACGGCAAGCTCGTCGGCGTCCAGCAGGTCGCCGAGACCGACGAGCCCGGCCTGGTCCGGATGATGATCGGCCGCGACCTCTCGGCGCTGGAGCGCCGCGTCACCCAGGACACCGGCGACGTCGTGCTCAAGCTCGACGACGTCACGACCGACGACGTCACCGGCATCTCGCTGCAGGTGCGCGCGGGCGAGGTCGTCTGCCTGGCCGGGCTGGTCGGCGCCGGGCGCTCGGAGCTGGCCCGCGCGATCGTCGGCGACCTGCCGATCCGGTCCGGGACGGTGGAACTCGCCGGGAAGCGCCTTCGCGCGCACAACCCGGGTGACGCCGTGAAGGCGGGCATCGGCTTCGCGCCCGAAGAGCGCAAGACGGACGCGTTGCTGATGCAGCGGTCCGTGCGCGACAACATCTCCATCTCGGTCCTGGACCGCCTTCGCCGCTTCCGCGTCGTGAAGCGCGCGAAGGAACGCGCGCTCGTCGAGGAGTACGTGCGCGAGCTTCGCGTGCGAACGCCGTCGATGGAGCAGGAAGTCCGGAAGCTCTCCGGCGGCAACCAGCAGAAGGCCGTCCTCGCGCGCTGGCTCGCGCGGCGGCCGAAGCTGCTGATCCTCGACGAGCCGACGCGCGGGGTCGACGTCGGCGCGAAGGCCGAGATCTACCGGATCATCGACGGCCTCGCCGCGGAAGGCATCGCGCTGCTGGTCATCTCGTCCGACCTGCCCGAGGTGCTGACGCTCGCCGACCGCATCCTCGTGATGCGCGCCGGGCGCCTGGCCGGTGAGATCGGCCGCGAAGAAGCGACCGAGGAAGCCGTGCTGACCCTCGCCATCCCCGAAACCGAACCAGCCGTGGAAGAAGCCCAGGAGATCGGCGCATGA